A region of Marnyiella aurantia DNA encodes the following proteins:
- a CDS encoding TIGR02117 family protein yields the protein MKKLLLTILKIIGSIVAVVLVYVVLALALPLIPVGADEVSESKTVEVYLLTNGVHTDIVVPVTNQYMDWRTEIPVSDTKAGSGNFKYLSVGWGDKGFYLDTPTWAELKVSTALKAAFWLSESAMHCTFYNKMVVGKDCKRIMITAGQYAELVNFIKNKFDRDAYGKPVLIPTDAVYGSNDAFYDAKGSYSFLDTCNTWTNRGLKVAGQKAALWTASDFGIFYHYR from the coding sequence ATGAAAAAACTCTTACTCACCATACTTAAAATTATCGGCTCTATTGTAGCCGTTGTGCTTGTTTATGTTGTTCTTGCATTAGCGTTACCTTTGATTCCTGTAGGGGCGGATGAGGTTTCAGAATCTAAAACAGTAGAGGTATACCTGCTGACCAATGGAGTGCATACCGATATAGTGGTGCCCGTTACCAACCAATATATGGACTGGCGGACAGAAATCCCTGTCAGTGATACAAAAGCAGGTTCCGGCAACTTTAAGTATCTGTCAGTTGGTTGGGGCGACAAAGGTTTTTATCTGGATACACCCACCTGGGCGGAACTCAAGGTTTCCACTGCATTGAAGGCAGCATTTTGGCTCAGCGAATCGGCCATGCACTGCACTTTTTATAACAAAATGGTGGTGGGTAAAGATTGTAAGCGGATTATGATCACTGCCGGGCAGTACGCCGAGCTTGTAAACTTTATCAAAAATAAGTTTGACCGTGACGCTTACGGAAAGCCGGTCTTAATACCAACTGATGCCGTATACGGCAGTAACGATGCTTTCTACGATGCGAAAGGAAGTTACAGTTTTCTGGATACCTGTAATACCTGGACTAACAGAGGGCTTAAAGTTGCCGGACAAAAAGCTGCATTGTGGACGGCTTCTGACTTTGGAATCTTCTACCACTATAGGTAA
- a CDS encoding CinA family protein: MENDLTDNKNLAQLSEQMLKKKLTLAVAESCTAGLIQNVISQAENAMGFFQGGITAYNSAQKAIHLQVNPIAAEACNAVSKQIAEQMAIAVSSKFNSEIGLSITGYARTVPEEGIDSCFAYIAIAAGEEILLSKKITGKTGATLADNQQIYTEKLLHNLISILNKM; encoded by the coding sequence ATGGAAAACGACCTTACTGACAACAAGAATCTTGCCCAACTGAGTGAGCAGATGTTAAAAAAAAAGTTAACATTGGCAGTCGCCGAAAGCTGTACTGCCGGACTAATTCAGAATGTTATTTCGCAGGCGGAAAACGCCATGGGTTTCTTCCAGGGTGGCATAACGGCTTATAACAGTGCACAAAAGGCCATCCATTTGCAGGTGAATCCTATAGCTGCAGAGGCATGCAATGCCGTTTCAAAACAGATTGCAGAACAAATGGCGATAGCCGTCTCATCAAAATTCAATTCGGAAATTGGCCTGTCCATCACAGGCTACGCACGTACGGTACCCGAAGAGGGAATCGATTCCTGTTTTGCCTATATAGCCATAGCTGCCGGTGAAGAAATTTTGCTTTCCAAAAAAATAACCGGAAAGACTGGAGCTACCTTAGCTGATAACCAGCAAATCTACACTGAAAAACTCCTCCACAATCTGATTAGTATTCTAAATAAAATGTAA
- a CDS encoding FAD-dependent oxidoreductase: MKRDGRNKSLWVNGLHIHENSPVEQEFFDAVIVGAGITGLTLALELQQRGKNCLVLEQNNIGFGTTGGTTAHINNFFDESYDRIISKFGEDRAQTIADNASRVSGIIKNNIDRYGIDCEYEECSFYLFSAEKKQDRQLENIAKAHDALDIPTMEVDTVPFTVPFRKAIEIKGQAQFHPLRYIEGLAKAFQELGGKLLTGYLVTDYSVAEDKLKITTSGGLSFMAEDLIWATHIPPGINRFNALCAPYRSYALAAKLPYEVTEFAQAADLYDPYHYMRYHKIGHESYIIVGGFDHKTGHEEDTEKPMAQLVEYTREHFKVSEISATWSSQFYAPADGLPYIGKMPGDDHVYVATGYNGNGMTWSTLAGTVLADLIEGKDNELADIVSPSRIEIAASAKEFVKENIDAVFHLVKDQFTSDKKAELDGIEKGDGQVIDYNGKKVAAFRDDLGAVKLLDAHCPHMGCVVKFNKTEKSWDCPCHGSRFDTEGAVLTIPAQQGLKQL; encoded by the coding sequence ATGAAAAGAGACGGTCGTAACAAAAGCCTTTGGGTAAACGGACTTCATATCCACGAAAATTCACCAGTAGAACAGGAATTCTTTGATGCTGTAATTGTAGGTGCAGGTATTACAGGACTCACGCTGGCACTGGAACTTCAGCAGCGGGGGAAAAACTGTTTGGTGCTGGAGCAGAACAATATCGGTTTTGGGACCACTGGCGGAACCACCGCACATATCAATAATTTTTTTGATGAATCCTATGACCGGATAATCAGCAAATTTGGAGAAGACCGCGCCCAAACGATAGCAGATAACGCCAGCCGTGTCTCGGGCATCATTAAAAACAATATAGACCGTTACGGTATAGACTGTGAATATGAGGAATGCAGCTTTTATCTTTTCAGTGCCGAGAAAAAGCAGGACAGGCAGTTGGAGAATATTGCGAAAGCTCATGATGCGCTGGATATTCCGACAATGGAAGTCGATACTGTTCCATTTACTGTGCCCTTCCGTAAAGCTATTGAGATTAAGGGACAGGCGCAGTTTCACCCGCTGAGATATATTGAAGGTCTGGCGAAGGCATTTCAGGAACTGGGCGGTAAGTTGCTCACTGGATATCTGGTTACCGATTATTCTGTTGCTGAAGATAAATTGAAAATAACAACATCCGGCGGACTTAGCTTTATGGCAGAGGATCTGATTTGGGCTACTCATATTCCTCCTGGAATTAACCGTTTCAATGCTCTTTGTGCACCTTACCGGAGTTATGCGCTGGCTGCCAAACTTCCTTATGAGGTCACGGAGTTCGCACAGGCCGCTGATCTTTATGATCCTTACCACTATATGCGCTATCATAAGATCGGACATGAATCTTATATAATAGTGGGCGGTTTCGACCACAAAACGGGTCATGAAGAGGATACTGAAAAACCCATGGCACAGCTTGTAGAGTATACGCGGGAACATTTCAAGGTCTCTGAAATCTCAGCAACCTGGTCTTCTCAGTTTTACGCCCCGGCTGATGGGCTTCCCTATATTGGCAAAATGCCTGGGGATGATCATGTATATGTGGCTACAGGCTATAATGGTAACGGTATGACGTGGAGCACACTTGCCGGAACCGTTCTGGCCGATCTTATAGAAGGCAAGGATAATGAACTTGCTGATATTGTTTCACCTTCACGTATAGAAATAGCGGCCAGTGCCAAGGAATTTGTAAAGGAGAATATAGATGCTGTATTCCATTTGGTAAAGGACCAGTTTACAAGTGATAAAAAGGCCGAACTTGATGGTATTGAGAAAGGGGATGGACAGGTCATTGATTATAACGGTAAGAAAGTTGCTGCTTTCCGGGACGATTTGGGGGCTGTTAAGCTTCTGGATGCCCATTGTCCGCATATGGGATGTGTTGTTAAATTCAATAAGACTGAAAAAAGCTGGGACTGTCCCTGCCATGGTTCCCGCTTTGATACAGAAGGAGCCGTACTTACGATTCCTGCGCAGCAAGGCCTTAAACAGTTATAA
- a CDS encoding MBL fold metallo-hydrolase, giving the protein MTLKFLGTGTSQGIPVIGCKCEVCTSDNPKNRRFRSSAMITSESGRKILIDCGPDFRQQMILNNEDHLDAILLTHEHNDHVIGLDDVRPLIFRNRTDMPLYCQKRVAEEVKSRFPYAFAEVRYPGAPSFELHEINSDFSLFDVDIKPVHVLHHKLEIVGFKIKNLAYITDASYISPQEKENLMNLDFLILNCIRKTEPHPAHFILEDIRTLHSELKPRNLYLTHISHMFGLHDVEEALLPDGIHLATDGLVLEF; this is encoded by the coding sequence ATGACACTTAAATTTTTAGGCACAGGGACATCCCAGGGCATTCCGGTAATTGGATGTAAATGTGAAGTATGCACTTCTGACAACCCAAAAAACAGGCGCTTCCGCTCATCTGCAATGATAACTTCGGAAAGCGGCCGAAAAATACTGATTGACTGCGGGCCCGACTTCCGGCAACAGATGATTCTGAACAATGAAGACCATTTGGATGCTATCCTGCTGACTCATGAACACAACGACCATGTTATTGGCCTGGACGATGTACGTCCGCTGATTTTTCGCAACAGGACTGACATGCCTTTGTACTGTCAAAAACGTGTGGCGGAGGAAGTAAAGAGCCGATTTCCCTATGCCTTTGCTGAAGTCAGATATCCGGGGGCTCCATCTTTTGAACTGCACGAAATTAACAGTGACTTTTCCCTGTTTGATGTGGATATAAAACCTGTTCACGTTTTGCATCATAAACTGGAGATAGTCGGTTTCAAAATAAAGAATCTTGCCTATATAACTGATGCAAGTTATATAAGTCCCCAAGAAAAGGAAAATCTCATGAATCTTGATTTCCTCATCCTGAACTGCATCAGAAAAACAGAACCTCACCCGGCCCATTTCATTCTGGAAGACATTCGTACACTCCACAGTGAACTGAAACCCCGTAATCTATACCTTACTCATATAAGCCACATGTTTGGACTGCATGATGTGGAGGAAGCGCTTCTGCCGGACGGCATTCATCTCGCAACAGACGGCCTTGTGCTGGAATTTTAG
- a CDS encoding YceI family protein produces the protein MKNLATIKLLVLAFGLITGLVNAQAITGKSVKVSVDGTSPMHDWTMTSNTATFSGNVSGNTITNVKFVMPAKNLKSTKGKMMDNKAYDALQASKHPNITFTATSMNIGKGAVTGKMTIAGVTKNASIPVTVVKNGASYTITGTEKMNLSDYGMDRPGFMGVKTGDAITVTVNITAN, from the coding sequence ATGAAAAATTTAGCAACAATCAAACTCCTCGTTTTAGCCTTCGGACTAATCACCGGATTGGTAAACGCTCAGGCAATCACAGGAAAGAGTGTAAAAGTCAGTGTAGACGGAACTTCCCCTATGCATGACTGGACAATGACCTCTAATACTGCTACCTTCAGCGGAAATGTAAGCGGAAACACCATTACTAACGTAAAATTTGTAATGCCCGCAAAAAACCTGAAAAGTACCAAAGGAAAGATGATGGATAACAAGGCTTATGATGCACTTCAGGCTTCCAAACATCCCAACATCACCTTTACCGCAACTTCAATGAATATCGGAAAAGGGGCTGTAACCGGAAAAATGACAATTGCAGGGGTAACCAAAAACGCTTCTATTCCTGTAACAGTAGTTAAAAACGGTGCTTCCTACACCATAACCGGTACGGAGAAGATGAACCTTTCTGATTACGGTATGGACAGACCGGGATTCATGGGAGTAAAAACAGGAGATGCAATTACAGTTACTGTAAACATTACTGCCAACTAG